In Sphingobacterium zeae, one genomic interval encodes:
- a CDS encoding ABC transporter ATP-binding protein has translation MNLSIETLSKTYSNGVKALDNVDLEIRPGMFGLLGPNGAGKSSLMRTIATLQKPDSGRITFGDIDVLKNQLDLRKVLGYLPQEFGVYPNLSASDLLQYFAKLKGIKSKADRNAIINRVLEVTNLWDVRNKNVSGYSGGMKQRFGIAQLLLNDPKLIIVDEPTAGLDPAERHRFLNVLREIGTDHTVIFSTHIVDDVRELCHELAILNGGKILLRGTPKESIDQLEGKIWVRIISRDQLDEYTQKFNVISTNYNQDNTLNIRVHSDERPDESFVNAQGQLEDVYFVALKNDQRHV, from the coding sequence ATGAATTTATCCATAGAAACCCTTAGTAAGACCTATTCGAATGGGGTCAAAGCGTTAGACAATGTAGACTTAGAAATCAGACCCGGAATGTTTGGTTTGCTGGGGCCGAATGGTGCGGGTAAGTCTTCTTTAATGCGGACGATCGCTACGCTTCAGAAACCCGACAGTGGCCGTATTACTTTTGGCGATATCGATGTGTTAAAAAATCAGCTGGATTTGAGGAAAGTTTTGGGTTACCTGCCCCAGGAATTTGGTGTTTATCCCAACCTCTCGGCTTCCGATCTGCTGCAATACTTTGCTAAACTCAAAGGAATCAAATCCAAGGCGGACCGCAATGCTATTATCAACCGCGTCCTTGAAGTGACTAATCTTTGGGACGTGCGCAATAAAAATGTAAGCGGTTATTCGGGGGGTATGAAACAACGTTTTGGTATTGCCCAGTTGTTGCTGAATGATCCAAAATTGATTATTGTAGATGAGCCAACCGCGGGACTTGACCCAGCGGAAAGACATCGCTTTTTAAATGTCCTACGGGAAATAGGTACAGATCATACGGTTATTTTTTCTACCCATATTGTCGATGATGTACGCGAATTATGTCATGAGTTAGCTATTCTAAATGGTGGTAAGATCCTTTTGAGAGGTACTCCGAAAGAATCGATCGACCAATTGGAGGGAAAGATCTGGGTACGTATCATCAGTAGAGATCAATTGGACGAGTATACTCAAAAGTTTAACGTCATTTCGACCAATTACAATCAGGACAATACGCTCAACATTAGGGTGCACAGTGATGAGCGTCCGGATGAGTCATTTGTGAATGCCCAAGGTCAATTGGAAGATGTCTATTTTGTTGCGCTAAAAAATGATCAACGCCATGTTTAA
- a CDS encoding DUF6688 domain-containing protein, with protein sequence MILILFFIILTLFGILYLLRALIKNQQRHVSFVEYTVVTAYLLALLLAGIGFVFHSSQYNQPVDPVDGDCYIPFGGKHILSLFIYFVAFNISAVTIWIKGRKIPPLPLVMMLVMLLIGSVMSVFVLIQVSHHDTSTLDMYVGNEGTLYFIFTPICSLIIGVGLIRRVILEEKGYAMRRTYSNPTLKKINTLLSSKLNYPLWAIILLFPVFVVLTIILILLGQDHDSMVKVFTETTTWAFSQKMHPPILDHKGHYLCTVAAKGNPALVKPLRLGKRHGNTIIVNRQLQIANAFEEILSDLSPSIHRFVRYCYDKYGFNISIKINSTGASNMTYILMKPLEYIFLLFLYMLYIEPEKKIAKQYN encoded by the coding sequence ATGATTTTAATTCTTTTTTTCATTATACTCACGCTTTTCGGAATTTTATATCTGCTGCGCGCGCTCATCAAAAATCAACAGCGGCATGTATCCTTTGTTGAATATACCGTTGTGACTGCTTACCTTTTAGCACTGCTACTTGCAGGGATTGGCTTTGTATTCCATTCGAGCCAATATAATCAACCGGTGGACCCTGTGGATGGAGACTGCTATATTCCCTTCGGCGGCAAACACATCCTATCGCTGTTTATCTATTTCGTTGCATTCAATATTTCAGCAGTAACCATCTGGATAAAAGGACGAAAAATCCCACCCCTACCTCTTGTTATGATGCTGGTGATGTTATTGATAGGCAGCGTGATGAGTGTATTTGTACTTATCCAGGTCAGTCACCACGACACATCTACACTGGATATGTATGTTGGTAATGAAGGAACTTTATACTTTATTTTTACACCAATTTGCAGCTTGATTATCGGTGTCGGATTAATCCGTAGAGTTATCTTAGAAGAAAAGGGATACGCCATGCGCAGAACTTATAGCAATCCCACCCTCAAAAAGATCAATACCTTACTTTCTTCCAAGCTGAATTATCCTTTATGGGCTATTATATTACTTTTTCCGGTCTTTGTGGTACTGACCATCATTCTCATCTTATTGGGGCAGGATCACGATTCAATGGTGAAAGTATTCACGGAGACAACTACTTGGGCATTTTCACAAAAAATGCATCCTCCCATTTTGGATCATAAAGGACACTATTTATGCACAGTCGCCGCGAAAGGTAATCCTGCCCTTGTTAAACCGTTGAGATTAGGCAAAAGGCACGGCAATACCATTATCGTCAATAGACAGCTTCAGATTGCCAATGCGTTTGAAGAAATTCTGAGTGATCTATCCCCTTCGATACACCGGTTTGTGCGGTATTGCTATGATAAATATGGTTTCAACATCTCCATCAAAATCAATTCAACCGGTGCATCAAATATGACTTATATTTTAATGAAACCCTTAGAATATATATTTCTGCTTTTCTTATATATGCTTTATATCGAACCCGAGAAGAAAATTGCCAAACAATACAACTAA
- a CDS encoding outer membrane beta-barrel protein, with the protein MMKRLLLVGLFAGVTHFMAFSQTHELRVGVTSGVSNFTGAGSEAKSLLIGSTQQDFYTSNPYGKKYGINIGGALDYRYIFANNLILGLEGAYERLQTKIDLAGSEFMNGSRGQTQLNQQFINFNPFVGYRVFFEPMTMDIQLGMDIAKILSIKEKGSIEDKQGNKTDFDRDRGKIIDMDLRPRLQFNVNYDRYTVFAGYSWGLKDYTGQMLGSDPGAARLNVFRLGLQYQLIRPIFKND; encoded by the coding sequence ATGATGAAGAGACTTTTACTTGTCGGGCTCTTTGCTGGTGTAACTCATTTTATGGCCTTCTCCCAAACGCACGAACTTCGTGTGGGTGTGACTTCTGGGGTGTCCAACTTTACAGGAGCAGGGAGTGAGGCCAAGAGCTTGTTGATTGGTTCCACCCAGCAGGACTTTTATACCAGTAATCCCTATGGAAAAAAATATGGAATAAACATAGGTGGGGCTTTAGACTACCGTTATATTTTTGCAAACAATCTGATATTAGGTCTCGAAGGCGCCTACGAAAGATTGCAGACAAAGATTGATTTAGCGGGAAGCGAATTTATGAATGGAAGCCGTGGTCAAACCCAACTTAATCAACAGTTTATCAATTTTAATCCGTTTGTCGGCTATCGCGTCTTTTTTGAACCCATGACGATGGATATTCAGTTGGGTATGGATATTGCCAAAATATTGAGCATCAAGGAAAAAGGTAGTATTGAGGACAAGCAGGGAAACAAGACAGATTTTGATCGTGACAGAGGGAAAATAATTGATATGGATCTGCGGCCACGTTTACAATTTAATGTAAATTATGACCGCTATACCGTGTTTGCTGGTTATTCATGGGGATTAAAGGATTATACTGGACAGATGCTGGGTAGCGACCCTGGTGCAGCGAGACTAAATGTATTCCGATTGGGCCTACAATATCAGTTAATAAGACCGATATTTAAAAATGACTAA
- a CDS encoding DUF885 domain-containing protein, with translation MKLKIYILAIAGLGLMASCGSGAHNSQTVADTAKNEKFKSYEDRFMLQLWKENPEWATQVGFHQYDSLLAIPDAHARKRRLEFSKNQLDSLKSFDLNSLNLSQQTDYHLIQNYLESNIWSIEQERAYEWNPSSYNVGGTIAFMLAERYAPLSTRLKAIQQRLIKIPAYYEAAKKQLKNPAQVLTDLAIQQNLGGLSVFESDLLDSLKKSDLSIAEKEAIGKACQEAVAAINGYVQFLKVTPNPSPRSFRLGKALYDKKFDFDIQSGSTAEQVYQAALARKTYLHGEMYNISKELWPKYFGKSAVPADSLAVIRKMIDTLSVNHVKAEDFQSAIEAQIPKLVAFVKQKDLLYIDESKPLVVRKEPAYMAGVAGASISAPGPYDKGGNTYYNVGSLSGWTKEDKESYLREYNHYILQILNIHEAIPGHYTQLVYANQSPSLIKSILGNGAMIEGWAVYTEQMMLENGYGDNAPEMWLMWYKWHLRAVCNAILDYSVHVKNMSEKDAMHLLVDEAFQQQAEAAGKWKRVSVSSVQLTSYYTGYKEIYELREAVKQKEGKQFNLKKFHETFLSFGNSPVKYIREMMLK, from the coding sequence ATGAAACTTAAAATATATATCCTTGCGATCGCTGGACTCGGGCTGATGGCTTCCTGTGGATCAGGAGCTCACAACAGTCAAACTGTTGCTGATACCGCTAAGAATGAAAAGTTTAAATCGTATGAAGACCGTTTTATGCTGCAGCTTTGGAAAGAAAATCCAGAATGGGCTACCCAAGTGGGTTTTCATCAGTATGATTCTTTGTTAGCCATACCAGATGCGCATGCCAGAAAGCGACGGTTAGAATTTTCAAAAAACCAGTTGGACAGCCTGAAAAGCTTTGATTTGAATTCTTTGAATTTATCGCAACAGACAGATTATCATTTGATTCAAAATTATCTTGAATCAAATATTTGGTCGATAGAGCAAGAGCGTGCCTATGAATGGAACCCGTCGTCTTACAACGTTGGAGGAACCATCGCTTTTATGCTTGCAGAGCGTTATGCACCGTTATCGACGCGGCTTAAAGCCATTCAACAGCGTTTAATAAAAATTCCGGCCTATTATGAGGCTGCAAAGAAACAGCTTAAAAACCCGGCTCAGGTATTGACCGATTTGGCCATTCAACAGAATCTGGGTGGTTTATCTGTTTTTGAAAGTGACTTACTGGATTCATTGAAAAAATCAGATCTATCAATTGCGGAAAAAGAAGCCATTGGGAAGGCATGCCAGGAAGCTGTTGCGGCGATAAACGGGTATGTACAGTTTTTAAAAGTAACGCCTAATCCTTCGCCACGGAGTTTTAGATTGGGGAAAGCGCTTTACGACAAAAAATTCGATTTTGATATACAGTCTGGATCCACTGCCGAACAGGTTTATCAGGCTGCGCTTGCACGGAAAACCTATCTGCATGGCGAAATGTATAACATCAGCAAGGAACTTTGGCCAAAGTATTTTGGGAAATCAGCTGTGCCTGCAGATAGTTTGGCTGTCATCCGAAAAATGATCGATACCCTTTCGGTAAATCATGTCAAAGCAGAAGACTTTCAGTCGGCTATCGAAGCGCAGATACCTAAATTGGTCGCTTTTGTCAAACAGAAAGATTTACTGTATATCGACGAGAGTAAACCGCTGGTGGTGCGTAAAGAGCCCGCCTATATGGCTGGTGTCGCGGGCGCATCAATCAGTGCGCCGGGGCCATATGATAAAGGAGGTAACACCTATTATAATGTCGGTAGTCTAAGTGGCTGGACGAAGGAGGATAAGGAGAGTTATCTGAGAGAGTATAACCATTACATCCTGCAGATACTTAATATCCACGAAGCTATTCCGGGGCATTACACCCAATTGGTCTATGCCAACCAATCGCCAAGTCTCATCAAGAGTATTTTAGGAAATGGTGCTATGATTGAAGGTTGGGCAGTGTATACCGAGCAGATGATGTTGGAAAACGGTTACGGTGACAATGCGCCCGAAATGTGGTTGATGTGGTATAAATGGCATCTGCGTGCTGTTTGCAATGCCATATTGGACTACAGTGTACATGTGAAGAATATGAGCGAGAAAGACGCCATGCATCTGTTGGTGGATGAAGCCTTTCAACAGCAGGCCGAAGCAGCGGGTAAATGGAAGAGAGTGTCGGTAAGCAGTGTTCAGCTGACTTCTTATTACACTGGGTATAAAGAAATCTATGAACTTCGGGAGGCTGTTAAGCAAAAAGAAGGTAAACAGTTCAATTTGAAAAAGTTCCATGAGACGTTCCTGAGTTTTGGAAACTCGCCAGTGAAGTATATCCGCGAGATGATGCTAAAATAG
- a CDS encoding TIM-barrel domain-containing protein, whose translation MKISFWCAKAQVSLLIGLASLFIFQSNRLEARTNTIHYLSTHPADHTAKISTVQKINPTTVEIVYDNNQRLTLDFYGDHIFRMFQDIHGGIIRDPEAKPAAKILVEQPRKTVTGLEVKDEGKKVSISTKDILFSMDKQTSQFSILNRKTNKIVVESLKPVVFADKQVSLELKENVDEYFFGGGVQNGRFSHKGKVIAIENQNSWTDGGVASPTPYYWSTKGYGFMWHTFKKGSYAFGAKTAGTVKLAHDTDYLDVFFMVGDGIVPLLNDFYQLTGKPILLPKFGLYEGHLNAYNRDFWKEDEKGVLFEDGKRYKESQKDNGGIKESLNGEKNNYQFSARAVIDRYKAHDMPLGWILPNDGYGAGYGQTASLDGNIQNLKEFGDYARKNGVEIGLWTQSDLHPKDSISALLQRDIVKEVRDAGVRVLKTDVAWVGPGYSFGLNGVADVGHTMPYYGNDARPFIISLDGWAGTQRYASIWSGDQTGGVWEYIRFHIPTYIGSGLSGQPNITSDMDGIFGGKNFKVNIRDFQWKTWTPMELNMDGWGSNEKYPHALGEPATSINRLYLKLKSQLVPYSYSVAKQAVDGLPIIRAMFLEQANAYTLGKATQYQYLYGPNFLVAPIYQETRVDEKGNDIRNGIYLPDGEWIDYFTGEKYQGGRIINNFNVPIWKLPVFVKNGAIIPVTNPNNNVLEIKKDQRIYEVYPYGSSNFVEYDDDGKTEAYRYGKGATTSLTSQLNNNKVVFAIAPTQGEFDGFEKMKSTEIRFNVSKAPKALKVKINGKNNKLKEVNSLEAFNTSENVYFYDAQPNLNQFATKGSEFEKVPLVKNPMLLVRLAKQDVSSTAIEVQLEGFEYAPADNYLVQTGALTSPKAVITDQNTQAYTLTPTWEKVANADYYEIEFNNLIYSTIKDSQLLFEGLAAETDYQFKIRAVNKSGVSDWNTFAAKTKANPLEFAFEGIKAETSVDNQGGNSINKLFNYDEGDMWHTKWGQTAVPFDMTLDLKSVNQLDKFEYLPRTDGGNGILLKGKVFYSNDKDTWTEAGSFDWKRDGEMKRFDFGTHPVARFIKISVSEAVGGFGSGRELYVFKVPGSSSYLPGDINNDRLIDHNDLTSYINYTGLRLGDGDFEGYVSNGDVNKNNLIDAYDISNVAVVIEGGAKPAKEEKVAGKLKLVPSKTSLKSGETVEISISGENIKAVNALSFALPYNQGDFEYVGIEPVHLKEMNNYTNDRLHTNGSKALYATFVNLGNKETLNGSEVLFKIKLKAKRNVNFNLKAIDGILVDKKLNSVTF comes from the coding sequence ATGAAGATATCTTTTTGGTGCGCAAAAGCACAGGTCAGTTTGCTAATAGGATTGGCTTCACTTTTTATTTTTCAATCCAATAGGCTTGAAGCCCGAACGAATACAATTCATTATTTGAGTACACATCCCGCTGATCATACAGCTAAGATTAGCACCGTTCAAAAAATTAACCCAACGACAGTAGAGATTGTATACGATAATAATCAACGGTTGACTTTAGATTTCTATGGTGATCATATTTTTAGAATGTTCCAAGATATTCATGGGGGTATTATCCGTGATCCTGAAGCAAAACCCGCCGCAAAAATTCTAGTAGAGCAGCCCCGCAAAACTGTCACTGGACTGGAGGTCAAGGATGAAGGAAAAAAGGTAAGCATCTCCACCAAAGATATCCTTTTTTCAATGGATAAACAGACTTCACAGTTTAGTATCCTTAATCGTAAAACCAATAAGATTGTAGTTGAAAGCTTAAAGCCGGTCGTTTTTGCGGACAAACAAGTAAGCCTTGAATTAAAGGAAAATGTGGATGAGTACTTCTTTGGTGGTGGCGTTCAAAATGGACGTTTTTCACATAAGGGAAAAGTAATTGCTATCGAAAATCAGAACAGCTGGACCGATGGCGGCGTTGCCTCTCCAACCCCTTATTACTGGTCAACCAAAGGGTATGGTTTTATGTGGCATACTTTTAAGAAGGGAAGTTACGCCTTTGGAGCCAAAACCGCTGGCACAGTTAAATTGGCCCACGATACGGATTATCTGGATGTCTTTTTTATGGTTGGTGACGGTATTGTGCCTTTGCTCAACGACTTCTATCAATTGACGGGTAAGCCAATTCTTCTACCAAAATTTGGTTTGTACGAAGGACATCTTAATGCTTATAACCGCGATTTTTGGAAAGAAGATGAAAAGGGAGTTCTTTTTGAAGATGGCAAACGCTATAAAGAAAGCCAAAAGGACAATGGCGGAATCAAAGAATCGCTGAATGGCGAGAAAAACAATTATCAATTTTCGGCTCGCGCAGTCATAGACCGTTATAAAGCCCATGACATGCCTTTGGGTTGGATTCTTCCCAATGATGGTTACGGTGCTGGATATGGTCAAACGGCATCTTTAGATGGAAATATCCAAAACCTGAAAGAGTTTGGCGATTATGCGCGTAAGAATGGTGTGGAAATCGGTTTATGGACACAGTCTGATCTCCATCCCAAAGACAGTATCAGTGCATTACTGCAACGTGATATAGTAAAAGAGGTACGGGATGCAGGTGTGAGAGTCCTAAAGACGGATGTGGCCTGGGTGGGCCCAGGATACTCCTTTGGTCTCAACGGGGTAGCTGATGTAGGGCATACCATGCCTTACTATGGCAACGACGCTCGTCCATTTATTATTTCATTGGATGGTTGGGCAGGTACGCAGCGCTATGCGAGTATCTGGTCGGGTGACCAAACTGGAGGTGTATGGGAGTATATTCGATTCCACATACCAACATATATAGGCTCGGGACTTTCGGGCCAGCCCAATATTACCTCTGATATGGACGGGATCTTTGGTGGTAAAAACTTCAAGGTCAATATCCGTGATTTTCAATGGAAGACTTGGACACCCATGGAACTCAATATGGATGGCTGGGGCTCGAACGAGAAATACCCTCATGCTTTGGGCGAGCCAGCTACTTCGATCAATCGTCTGTATCTGAAATTGAAATCTCAATTGGTTCCCTACAGCTATAGTGTGGCAAAACAAGCGGTAGATGGTCTGCCCATCATTCGCGCGATGTTTTTAGAGCAAGCAAATGCTTATACACTTGGAAAGGCAACGCAATACCAGTACCTCTATGGTCCAAATTTCCTGGTGGCACCGATTTATCAGGAAACACGAGTGGATGAGAAGGGAAATGATATACGCAATGGTATATACCTGCCGGATGGTGAATGGATTGATTATTTTACGGGTGAAAAATACCAGGGTGGCCGTATCATCAATAACTTTAATGTGCCTATTTGGAAGCTGCCTGTTTTTGTGAAAAATGGAGCTATTATTCCGGTAACCAACCCGAATAATAATGTATTGGAAATCAAAAAGGATCAACGTATTTATGAGGTGTATCCTTATGGGAGTTCCAATTTCGTGGAATATGATGATGATGGAAAAACCGAGGCTTATCGGTATGGTAAGGGAGCAACTACATCCCTAACTTCGCAGTTAAACAATAATAAAGTTGTTTTTGCGATTGCTCCAACACAGGGCGAATTTGACGGATTTGAAAAAATGAAGTCTACCGAAATTCGTTTCAACGTCAGTAAAGCACCGAAGGCATTGAAAGTAAAGATCAATGGAAAAAATAATAAACTTAAAGAAGTGAACAGCTTAGAAGCGTTCAATACTTCTGAAAACGTATATTTCTACGACGCACAACCAAACCTGAATCAGTTTGCAACCAAGGGATCTGAATTTGAAAAAGTACCTTTGGTGAAAAATCCGATGTTGCTGGTACGACTAGCCAAACAGGATGTCTCATCGACTGCAATAGAAGTACAATTGGAGGGCTTCGAGTATGCTCCAGCTGATAACTATCTGGTTCAGACCGGTGCTTTGACTTCGCCCAAAGCTGTTATCACAGATCAAAATACACAAGCCTATACCTTAACCCCAACCTGGGAAAAGGTTGCAAATGCTGATTATTATGAAATTGAGTTCAATAATCTCATTTATTCGACCATCAAAGACAGTCAATTGCTATTCGAAGGATTGGCCGCGGAAACGGACTACCAGTTTAAAATTAGGGCTGTCAATAAATCTGGTGTTTCAGATTGGAATACATTTGCCGCAAAGACAAAGGCAAATCCATTGGAATTTGCCTTCGAAGGAATCAAAGCAGAGACTTCTGTGGATAACCAAGGCGGAAATAGTATCAATAAATTGTTCAATTACGATGAAGGGGATATGTGGCATACAAAATGGGGACAGACAGCTGTTCCGTTTGATATGACCTTAGATCTAAAATCTGTTAATCAATTGGATAAGTTTGAGTATCTTCCAAGAACCGATGGCGGAAATGGTATCCTTTTAAAAGGAAAGGTCTTTTATAGCAATGATAAGGATACTTGGACGGAAGCTGGTAGTTTTGATTGGAAACGTGATGGCGAAATGAAACGTTTTGATTTTGGTACTCATCCGGTGGCCCGATTTATCAAAATTTCAGTTTCTGAAGCTGTGGGAGGTTTTGGCTCCGGAAGAGAATTATATGTGTTTAAGGTGCCAGGATCGTCAAGCTACCTACCAGGCGATATTAATAATGACCGATTGATCGATCATAATGATTTGACATCTTATATTAACTATACGGGATTGCGATTGGGTGATGGAGATTTTGAAGGTTATGTCAGCAATGGTGATGTCAATAAGAACAATTTGATTGACGCTTATGATATTTCCAATGTCGCTGTTGTTATCGAAGGTGGTGCAAAACCAGCAAAGGAAGAAAAAGTAGCTGGTAAACTAAAATTGGTTCCCTCAAAAACAAGCTTGAAGTCGGGAGAAACCGTAGAGATCAGTATTAGCGGAGAGAATATTAAAGCTGTCAATGCGCTTAGTTTTGCTCTTCCGTATAATCAGGGCGATTTTGAATATGTCGGTATCGAACCTGTGCATCTGAAAGAGATGAACAATTATACCAACGATCGTCTCCATACCAATGGAAGTAAAGCGTTGTATGCTACTTTTGTTAATCTTGGCAATAAGGAGACCTTGAATGGATCTGAAGTTTTATTTAAGATTAAATTGAAAGCAAAACGCAATGTCAACTTCAATCTGAAAGCGATAGATGGTATTTTGGTTGATAAAAAGCTGAATTCTGTTACTTTCTAA
- a CDS encoding pirin family protein, translated as MNKQNFIKKGLLGSGIFTSKESSADILKNDIDEIGPLETLNVEDTSYLSDKLENHSVLHKANTRGHADHGWLQSNHTFSFANYHNPERMHFGVLRVLNDDTVAAGRGFGKHPHDNMEIISIPLEGDLEHEDSMGNKAIIRKGDIQIMSAGTGIIHSEYNKNTDQLVKFLQIWVYPNQRNVSPRYDQITLDIAQRQNKFQQIISPNPEDEGVWIHQDAWFSMGHFDKDVQTKYQIKKAGNGVYIFVIKGSVIAEGQPLETKDGLGIWDVAEINLKVTSADTEILLMDISMVLD; from the coding sequence ATGAACAAACAGAACTTTATAAAAAAGGGACTTTTAGGTTCCGGAATATTTACATCTAAAGAATCTTCAGCTGATATCTTGAAAAATGATATCGACGAGATAGGCCCCCTTGAAACCTTGAATGTGGAAGATACCAGCTATCTATCAGACAAATTAGAAAACCACAGTGTCCTCCATAAAGCAAATACTCGCGGGCATGCGGATCATGGCTGGTTACAAAGCAATCATACGTTTAGTTTCGCCAATTATCACAATCCTGAACGCATGCATTTTGGTGTATTGCGGGTACTAAATGATGATACAGTCGCTGCGGGAAGAGGTTTCGGTAAGCATCCCCACGATAATATGGAAATTATCAGCATCCCATTGGAAGGCGATTTGGAACATGAAGACAGCATGGGCAATAAAGCGATTATCCGAAAGGGAGATATTCAGATTATGAGTGCCGGAACAGGCATCATACACAGTGAATATAATAAAAACACCGATCAGCTAGTTAAATTTCTTCAGATTTGGGTGTACCCTAATCAACGGAATGTAAGCCCGCGGTACGATCAAATTACATTAGATATCGCACAGAGACAGAATAAATTCCAACAAATTATTTCGCCCAATCCAGAAGACGAGGGGGTATGGATCCATCAGGATGCCTGGTTTTCTATGGGTCATTTTGACAAGGACGTCCAAACAAAATACCAGATCAAAAAGGCCGGAAATGGTGTCTATATTTTTGTAATAAAAGGCAGCGTTATCGCTGAAGGGCAGCCGTTAGAAACCAAAGATGGTTTGGGAATTTGGGATGTCGCTGAAATTAACCTGAAAGTCACCTCAGCAGATACTGAAATCCTGTTGATGGATATCAGTATGGTATTGGACTAA
- a CDS encoding STM3941 family protein, giving the protein MNETHLYRNKRKTTQLLLISAAFCLLLFIILLYSIGLFDGVFKAKPTIFSAGVLLVLLILLIVNLLSLRDKSAQIVLSEKCFLGKTTPLAKAFGQGEWKDVKSIDLEKVGGDTMIIVTLENPVKYKDRLPSLLWKMAYQESAQELNIMYSASTIDLEPSALHQLFLSYWNKQK; this is encoded by the coding sequence ATGAATGAAACACATCTTTACAGAAATAAGCGAAAAACAACGCAATTGCTGCTAATTTCAGCAGCATTTTGTTTGCTACTCTTCATCATATTACTTTATAGTATTGGATTGTTTGATGGAGTTTTTAAAGCTAAGCCCACGATCTTTTCTGCCGGAGTATTGTTGGTACTTCTCATCTTGTTGATTGTAAACTTGCTGAGCCTTCGGGATAAATCAGCACAGATTGTTCTTAGTGAAAAGTGTTTTCTCGGAAAAACTACACCATTGGCAAAAGCTTTTGGTCAAGGGGAATGGAAAGATGTAAAGTCTATTGATTTGGAGAAAGTGGGTGGGGATACCATGATCATTGTTACCTTAGAAAATCCAGTTAAATATAAAGATAGACTCCCATCACTCCTTTGGAAGATGGCCTACCAGGAATCTGCTCAAGAATTGAATATCATGTATTCGGCGTCAACCATTGATCTGGAGCCTTCAGCATTGCATCAACTGTTTTTATCTTATTGGAACAAGCAAAAGTAA